GAACAAAAATTGACCAACCAATTTCTATTCCCATTCATTTCTTAATTCAAAACAAACTTATCCTTTTGCGCTCACTATGTTTTTCAAACGTCCTGCGCTGGTAGTCAATTGTTCTTTTACAGTTTCGAAGGCATCCAATAAGATTTCTTGTTGTTTGCCTACCAATTTCGTACCACCGTCAATAGCTTTTTTGCCTAATTCTTGCCATTGTTCCCCACCTTCCATTACTTCACTCAATATCTCTTCGCCAACAGCAACTGCTTTTTCATTTACATTTTTTGCAGTTTCTTTCACGTTGTTAAATCTATCTACTAATTGCTCTTTTACAGACATGATTTTTATTTTTTATGTTGTTTAATATTTTTTTGGAACTCAATCTGATGAAATTAAGGCTCTATTAGTTGGCTGCTTGCCAAGCGTCCAATCCTTTCCAATCACCAGCAGCTGCAAATTTTGCTTGCTCAATCCAAGGAGCAGGGTTGAATTTTTTGTACTGTGATCCAGCCTCTACCAATACTTCTTCAATCTCTTGAGTGCTTGATTTGGCAAGTTGTTCAAAAGTGATGATGCCTGCGTCCACCAAAATCTCTGCTACTTTAGGGCCGATTCCATCAATTTTTTGGAAGTCTGCAGTTTCTACTCCTGCATCAATAGTTTTTGTTGCTTTTTTCACTGTTGCAACCAATTCTTTTTTCACATTTGCAACTGCTTCAACGACTTCAGTTTTAGCTGTTTCTACAGCTTCAGTAATATGCAATTCGTCAGCGATATCATTTACCGCATCAACTACTTCATTTTTCGCTTTTTTTGCTTGTGCTGCGAAAGTTTCTTTCACTTT
This window of the Chitinophagales bacterium genome carries:
- a CDS encoding DUF4332 domain-containing protein produces the protein MSNNIKTAKQLKQKNNGLKAQAKVLNKVALEVSEDLIDVAIKGGKVSQQIFGKVLNGGITLFGMQQDLVLSTMEQVAERVAKNEQLQKVVAVPTQYFNRFKKTAEDTTTKVKETFAAQAKKAKNEVVDAVNDIADELHITEAVETAKTEVVEAVANVKKELVATVKKATKTIDAGVETADFQKIDGIGPKVAEILVDAGIITFEQLAKSSTQEIEEVLVEAGSQYKKFNPAPWIEQAKFAAAGDWKGLDAWQAAN